A single region of the Phycisphaerae bacterium genome encodes:
- a CDS encoding Hsp20/alpha crystallin family protein codes for MAQEVEVKRSEEQAVTEPEQTRTGRTYIPDVDIIEKEDELMVLADVPGAASENTDVVCERDILTIHCRVDPRQDPQETNFLLREYGVGDYFRSFRLSDEVDSERVHAELRQGVLTVHVPKSAASRRRKVEIKSE; via the coding sequence ATGGCCCAGGAAGTTGAAGTCAAACGCAGCGAAGAACAGGCCGTCACCGAACCGGAGCAGACCCGGACCGGCCGGACCTATATACCCGACGTGGACATCATCGAAAAAGAAGATGAGCTGATGGTCCTGGCCGACGTGCCCGGCGCCGCCTCCGAGAACACCGACGTGGTTTGTGAGCGGGACATCCTCACCATCCACTGCCGCGTCGATCCGAGGCAGGACCCGCAAGAAACCAACTTCCTGCTCCGCGAGTATGGCGTCGGCGACTACTTTCGTTCGTTCCGGCTCAGCGACGAGGTGGACTCCGAAAGGGTCCATGCGGAACTGCGGCAAGGCGTCCTGACTGTGCACGTCCCCAAGTCGGCCGCGAGTCGACGGCGCAAAGTCGAAATCAAGTCCGAATGA
- a CDS encoding Hsp20/alpha crystallin family protein gives MVRQTYSPLVPAAGLRRAIDRMFEDFPWALERRWPGAARAFPAMNVWEEDDAYVAESELPGVKQDDLEITAAGQELTVKGRRPPVEGEDLTYHRRERIAGDFVRTMTMPGQVKADQIEANFRNGVLTIRLPKAEEAKARRIEVKTQ, from the coding sequence ATGGTGCGACAAACGTATTCTCCGCTCGTCCCCGCCGCTGGACTCCGGCGAGCCATCGATCGCATGTTCGAGGATTTTCCCTGGGCGCTGGAACGCCGCTGGCCGGGCGCTGCGCGGGCGTTTCCCGCGATGAACGTCTGGGAGGAAGACGACGCCTACGTGGCCGAGTCCGAACTTCCCGGCGTCAAGCAGGACGACCTCGAGATCACCGCCGCCGGCCAGGAACTCACGGTCAAGGGCCGCCGTCCGCCGGTCGAGGGTGAAGATCTGACTTATCACCGCCGCGAGAGGATCGCCGGCGACTTCGTCCGGACCATGACCATGCCAGGGCAGGTCAAGGCCGATCAGATCGAGGCCAACTTCAGGAACGGTGTCCTGACCATCCGGCTGCCCAAGGCTGAAGAGGCCAAGGCCCGGCGGATCGAGGTCAAAACCCAGTAG
- a CDS encoding Hsp20/alpha crystallin family protein yields the protein MRLTKWRRPDESGQMERREEGPIARFRDEMDRVFGRWLREMREEGFSSFGEAFERGPSVDVAESEDDVTVKADLPGVEASDLDLSVSGNTLTIRGEKKQEQEEKKRDYQFVERRYGSFCRNVTLPSPVDPDKVDATFKNGVLTVTMAKRPEAQTKKISVKGE from the coding sequence ATGCGACTGACCAAGTGGCGCAGACCCGATGAGTCCGGCCAGATGGAACGCCGGGAGGAAGGCCCGATCGCCCGCTTCCGCGACGAAATGGACCGCGTCTTTGGACGCTGGCTCCGCGAGATGCGCGAAGAGGGTTTCTCTTCGTTCGGTGAAGCGTTCGAACGCGGTCCCAGCGTCGACGTCGCCGAATCCGAAGACGATGTGACCGTCAAAGCCGACCTGCCCGGCGTCGAAGCCTCCGACCTCGACCTGAGCGTCTCGGGCAATACGCTGACCATCCGCGGCGAAAAGAAACAGGAGCAGGAAGAAAAGAAACGCGACTACCAGTTCGTCGAACGACGCTACGGCAGCTTCTGCCGCAACGTCACCCTGCCCAGCCCGGTCGATCCGGACAAAGTGGACGCCACCTTCAAGAACGGCGTCCTGACCGTGACCATGGCCAAACGCCCGGAAGCCCAGACCAAGAAGATCAGCGTCAAAGGAGAATAG